TTTGGGTGCAATACCAAAATGGAGAGATTACAGCAGGCCAATTGCAACAAGATCGATTTCTATCTTGGGCTGAAAAGTTGAGTACAACAGCCCATGAATTAAATCGCTTGTTTCTTGAGGCAATGGCCGATATTTGTCAGGTACTGCCTGGTGTAAAAGAGCTACTCGATTTGATCGGTAACCAAGCTCAGTTGGGTATTATTACGAACGGTTTTACTCAGTTGCAACAAATTCGTCTAGAGAAAACAGGTCTGACAGACTATTTTCAACATGTGATCATCTCAGAAGAGATTGGTGTTGCAAAGCCAGACCGTGCTATTTTCGATTTTGCGTTGGCTAAGATGGGGCAACCAGATAGACAGAAAGTATTGATGGTGGGCGACAATGTTCATTCTGATGTACTCGGAGGGATCAACGCTGGTGTCGAAACCTGTTGGATCAATTGGGATGGCGATGCTAAACCGGATCATATCGAACCTCATTTTCAAGTCAAAAACTGGTTCGAACTTAAGCAGTTGTTAATTGCATAAACAGACAGCCTAAATATCCATATTAAAATAGTGGATTAGACTCTCATTTGAGGGTCTTTTTTATTTTGGTAAGCGAGTTAGTTGATATAGTTAAATCCAATTGAATTCGTCAGAGGGTAATTGCTATGAAACGATTTTTTCCTTCCTCAGTCATGCTGACTCCGTTTGTTGTGAAACACTACCAA
This DNA window, taken from Vibrio tapetis subsp. tapetis, encodes the following:
- the yjjG gene encoding pyrimidine 5'-nucleotidase codes for the protein MKYDWILFDADETLFSFDALKGLQTMFARLGVTFTEQDFSEYQRINKPLWVQYQNGEITAGQLQQDRFLSWAEKLSTTAHELNRLFLEAMADICQVLPGVKELLDLIGNQAQLGIITNGFTQLQQIRLEKTGLTDYFQHVIISEEIGVAKPDRAIFDFALAKMGQPDRQKVLMVGDNVHSDVLGGINAGVETCWINWDGDAKPDHIEPHFQVKNWFELKQLLIA